GTGGCGCTGGAACGTTGGGTACCGGTATTCATATACCCTTCATTGTCGTAACAGACGTAGATGAAGTCCGTTCCTCTTTCGACTGCCCCGCTCAGGGCCTGGATGCCCATATCAAACGTTCCCCCGTCTCCGGCAATGGCCACGACCGTGATGTCCGTGCGGTTTAAGGCATTCAGGCCGGCGACAATACCCGACGCGGAGGCCGCCGTACTGGCGAACGTATTATTCAGAGCGGGAATGGTTACGGAAGTCGTCGGATACAGGCCATGGAGAACGGTCAGACAGCAGGCCGGAAAAGTCAGAATCGTATTTTCACGCAATGCTTTCAGGACATAGCGATACGCAAGGGACAGGCCGCAACCCTGGCAAGCCCTCTGCCCCGGGAGCATATACTCTTCAATATTGACCTTGAACAGATTCTCCGGCATACTTTCACTCCGTAAAACAATTTAACCATTTCGGTGCAGGTGTGGTCTCCCCTGAGGCGATGGCATCTCGTGATGACCGGACAGCCTCGGCGAGCTCTCTTGCCTTGACGTCCCGGCCCCCAAGGCCGACAATGTAGTTATGGATAGGCAGCCGGATGTCCGTCCCGTAAAAGGCTGCCTTGATTTCGGAACACAGCGCTCCCTCATATCCGTAACTGATTCCTTTTTCGAAGATGACAATAGCTTTCGTTTTCCCGAAAGCCTCTCGGACCTCTTCTTTCGGGAAAGGCCTGAAGACCCTTATTCCGACAACACCTGCCTTGATTCCCTCTGCTCTCAACATGTCCGCTGCGGTGGTAGCCTCGGTGGCCACTGAACCCATCCCCGCCATTATCACATCGGCATCATCCATCTTGTAGTGCCATACCATACCGCCATGATCTCTCCCGAAAATCCCGGCGAATGCACGGCCGGTGGAAACAATCACATCACGGGATTCGTCGAGCGCTTTCTGGAGCTTGTACCGCATTTCCATGTAACCATCGCACAAAACACCCTCTGCATTAGCCCGACGCCACGGGAAAAGGACAGGGTTGATATTCATGGGGTTCTCCGGTGACAGGATTGTGTGGGGCTTATAGGGGGGGAGAAAATCGGAGACGAGCTCGGCGTCGGGAATCTCCACGGGCATCATTGTATGGGACATGACGAATCCGTCGTAACAGATCATGACCGGCACATAAACGGACTCGGCGATCCGGTATCCCTGGATGATGGAGTCGATGATTTCCTGATTGTCCCGGCAGTATATCTGAATCCAGCCTGTATCGCGCTGTGATATGGAGTCCTGCTGGTCGTTGAAGATCGTCCAGGGTGCACCCACTCCCCGGTTGACACAGCACATCACGATGGGGAGCCTGGAGCCGGCAGCCCAGTGGAGCTGCTCATGCATGTAAAGGAGCCCCTGGGAGCTTGTGGAGGTAAAGACACGCGCCCCCACGGTGGATGCCGATATGCAGACAGTAAGCGCTGAGTGCTCGGATTCGACGCGTATATATTCAGCCTTGAGGTCTCCACTCTCGATAAACTGGGAAAGGATTTCCGTTACAGAGGTCTGCGGCGTTATGGGATAGGCGGCTACAACCTGAACATGGCTTAGTTTCGCCCCAAGGGCCGCAGCTTGATTGCCCGTCATGATCTGTACTTCAGCCATTTTTCTCCCCCTCGTTCACCATGGTGATCGCTTTCCCGGGGCACTCTTCTGCGCAAATACCGCACCCTTTGCAGTATTCCAGGTCGATTTCTAAAGGAATTGTTGCTTTGATTACTCCTTCCGGACAATAAAGCCAGCAGAGAAAACATGCGGCCTTTTTTTTGATGGACGGGATACACTTTGCAGGATCGTGAACCGGCCTCATGTCCCGCCAATCCCCTGTTTTGCCGGCTTCTCCAACGGCAGGTGTAGCCATGGCGGAAATATTATCGTCTTTTTTCTTCATGAATATCGTCCTCACTTGGAGGTTTTTATGAACTTATCCGCGAATAACTTCCCCCCTTTCGTAAAGGGGGATTCTACAGGAAATAATCATTTACGGGCAAGTCATTAGTAAAGTCTGCTCAAATGCGTCCCGCATGGCGGCAATATTGACAGCAGAAACCGTGCCGGATAATTTACCTTTGAGTCCTTTTTCCATGGCATCGAGGGAAACAAGGTTTGACGCCCTGGCAAAGGCCCCCAGCATCGGGGTGTTAACGATCGGTTTTCCCTCCCTTATCAGGCGTTGTTTCAGTGCAATAGCTCCGGCATCAACTGTGGCTATGCTGATTTTTGCGTCCAGGTGCAGTTCATCGGGTTTCAAGGGGGTATTAATGATGATCAGTCCCCCCTCTTTGAGCGTTCCCAGGATATTTACAACAGAAAGCAACGACATATCCAAAACGACGGAAATATCCGCACGTTCAATTTGCGAGACCATCCGGACAGGATCGGAAGATATCCTGGTTGAAGCCGTCAGTGGGGCGCCCCGCCTTTCCGGGCCGAAGGTCGGCGCCGAGGTGACACCCTTGAACCCCTGAAGGTAAGCCGCTTCTGCCAGAATCTGAGCGGCAACGACGACACCCTGACCACCCCTGCCATGCCATATCACTTCGTACATACAACGTGCCCTTTAAAAATTAAAAAAGGCCATGGATTTCTTACCCACGGCCTTTAGGATGATATCTATGTATTTTTTATCCTTTCCTAAAAACGACGGGCGCCGGGAGTTGCTCCGGCAAAAGAAGAGCGAGGATACGCAAGCGATCAGCACATAAATCATACAACTCTCTTCTCTTGGAAACACAGGTCATTTTCAGGAAACCCTCTGTAAAATTTCTGGAAACATAGAATAAATGATAGCAGATGTCAATAGGCAAATCGGGCAAATTATTCATCTGGATTTCTAAGGAATCCTTCACCCGAAAGAGTAGTTCCGGGTATTCTGAATTTTGCTTACCAGCGTTTCCATCTTTTCAATCAGTGGGCGAAGGGTTTCCTGATGCAACGCCGATACGGCAATGGCGCCAAATCTCCGGCAGAGGGTTTTAATGAGCGTTTTATCGGGGAGACGATCCTCCTTGTTAAAGACACGGATTGTCGGTTTACCGATAATGCCGAGGTCCTCCAGTATCTTTTCAACTGCCGCTATGTGGCTTTCAAAGATAGGATTGCTGATGTCAATCACATGGAGGAGGGCGTCAGCTTCCTGGAGTTCATCGAGGGTCGCCCGGAAGGCGGCAAAAAGATCACGGGGAAGATCCCTGATGAATCCCACCGTATCGGTGATGATAGCTTCCGTATCGCGGGGGAAGCGGAGCCGTGAGCTTTTCGGATCAAGTGTAGCAAAGAGACGGTCTTCCGTAAAAACGTTACTTTTCGTCAGCGTATTTAAGAGCGTCGATTTGCCGGCATTGGTATAGCCGACAATAGAGATGATGGGAAGTCCCATCCTTTCCCGCTTACCCCGGCGCTGTGCCCTTGCCTTTTCGATATCCTGAAGATCCCGTTCGAGGCGATGGATCCGGTCCCTGACACGGCGCCGGTTGATCTCAAGCTTTGTCTCTCCTGGCCCCCTTCCCCCAATGCCTCCTGTGAGCCTCGACATGGCCGTGTTTTTTGTCGCCAGCCGGGGAAGGAGATACTTCAACTGGGCAAGTTCTACCTGGAGCTTTCCCTCCCTGCTGTGCGCACGCCGGGCGAAAATATCGAGAATGACCTGGGTGCGGTCGATAACCTTCATCTCCGTAAAATCGGTAATCGATCGAATCTGTGCCGGTGTCATTTCATGGTCGAAGATGAGGAGATTGGCGCCGATCTGCAAGGCCCTGATGACAAGCTCTGATATCTTCCCTCTGCCGAGGATGAATCGGGGGTCAAGCTGCTCCCGATACTGAATGACGGTGTCGAAGACCTCAACCCCGCAGGACCGGGCAAGTTCCTTAAGCTCATCGAGGGAGGCCTGACTGTCGGAAAGGGGATTCGTTTCC
Above is a genomic segment from Deltaproteobacteria bacterium containing:
- a CDS encoding pyruvate ferredoxin oxidoreductase, with protein sequence MAEVQIMTGNQAAALGAKLSHVQVVAAYPITPQTSVTEILSQFIESGDLKAEYIRVESEHSALTVCISASTVGARVFTSTSSQGLLYMHEQLHWAAGSRLPIVMCCVNRGVGAPWTIFNDQQDSISQRDTGWIQIYCRDNQEIIDSIIQGYRIAESVYVPVMICYDGFVMSHTMMPVEIPDAELVSDFLPPYKPHTILSPENPMNINPVLFPWRRANAEGVLCDGYMEMRYKLQKALDESRDVIVSTGRAFAGIFGRDHGGMVWHYKMDDADVIMAGMGSVATEATTAADMLRAEGIKAGVVGIRVFRPFPKEEVREAFGKTKAIVIFEKGISYGYEGALCSEIKAAFYGTDIRLPIHNYIVGLGGRDVKARELAEAVRSSRDAIASGETTPAPKWLNCFTE
- a CDS encoding 4Fe-4S binding protein — its product is MKKKDDNISAMATPAVGEAGKTGDWRDMRPVHDPAKCIPSIKKKAACFLCWLYCPEGVIKATIPLEIDLEYCKGCGICAEECPGKAITMVNEGEKNG
- a CDS encoding 2-oxoacid:acceptor oxidoreductase family protein; the protein is MYEVIWHGRGGQGVVVAAQILAEAAYLQGFKGVTSAPTFGPERRGAPLTASTRISSDPVRMVSQIERADISVVLDMSLLSVVNILGTLKEGGLIIINTPLKPDELHLDAKISIATVDAGAIALKQRLIREGKPIVNTPMLGAFARASNLVSLDAMEKGLKGKLSGTVSAVNIAAMRDAFEQTLLMTCP
- the hflX gene encoding GTPase HflX, with the translated sequence MKNAWPGEWRHARLKARGQAIDKVYGNLTGLGAEQIRRLSLLYRRRIPTELIIPHDLARSLTALSREINRQVGVLISRRGEIAYVIAGSHREIMIPSLDGFRSSSTRFKGLRLIHTHLNNEGLTADDLTDLALLRLDLVCAVEAGEDGLPGYAHTAHLIPENPDGEYWSLMEASRPSEMHLNFTAFIQALESEFAKKQKTRKVDSSDRAILIRVETNPLSDSQASLDELKELARSCGVEVFDTVIQYREQLDPRFILGRGKISELVIRALQIGANLLIFDHEMTPAQIRSITDFTEMKVIDRTQVILDIFARRAHSREGKLQVELAQLKYLLPRLATKNTAMSRLTGGIGGRGPGETKLEINRRRVRDRIHRLERDLQDIEKARAQRRGKRERMGLPIISIVGYTNAGKSTLLNTLTKSNVFTEDRLFATLDPKSSRLRFPRDTEAIITDTVGFIRDLPRDLFAAFRATLDELQEADALLHVIDISNPIFESHIAAVEKILEDLGIIGKPTIRVFNKEDRLPDKTLIKTLCRRFGAIAVSALHQETLRPLIEKMETLVSKIQNTRNYSFG